Proteins from one Hyalangium ruber genomic window:
- a CDS encoding glycoside hydrolase family 1 protein: MSADEKTFPEDFTFGVATSAYQVEGGIENDWAEWERAGKLKEPHVRCGRAVDHWNRYEEDYGLALEAGARAFRISLEWARIEPERGRFDGAALEAYRERLLRMKARGLRPVVTLHHFTHPTWFHRETPWHLPSSVEAFRAYSRVCAPLLKDLDALLITLNEPMVVLLGGYLQGLLPPGIADGPKTMAALENMVRAHVAAREELQAVLGKVELGISQNMLCFAPDRWWHPLDRALVRLGGHAYNHAFHEALVTGKLRVTMPGVASTRVDIPQAKGSCEFIGVNYYSRAHLRFIPRPPFIEFKFRDKLGRGLTDIGWEDYPEGFGDILREVKRYGLPVWVTENGIDDRDGARRPHYIHRHLEQVLAARAQGVDVRGYLYWSLLDNFEWLEGWGPRFGLYHVDFETLERRPTPACAYFREVAQGRKLVQPSAAR, encoded by the coding sequence ATGAGTGCCGACGAGAAGACGTTTCCCGAGGACTTCACCTTTGGAGTGGCCACCTCCGCGTACCAGGTGGAGGGCGGAATCGAGAACGACTGGGCCGAGTGGGAGCGCGCCGGGAAGCTGAAGGAGCCGCACGTGCGCTGCGGCCGCGCGGTGGACCACTGGAACCGTTACGAAGAGGACTATGGGCTCGCGCTGGAGGCGGGGGCGCGCGCCTTCCGCATCTCGCTGGAGTGGGCGCGCATCGAGCCGGAGCGGGGCCGCTTCGATGGCGCGGCGCTCGAGGCCTACCGCGAGCGGCTCTTGCGGATGAAGGCCCGCGGCCTGCGCCCCGTGGTGACGCTGCACCACTTCACCCACCCCACGTGGTTCCACCGGGAGACGCCGTGGCACCTGCCGTCCAGCGTGGAAGCCTTTCGCGCTTATTCCCGCGTGTGCGCGCCGCTGCTGAAGGACCTGGACGCGCTGCTCATCACCCTCAACGAGCCCATGGTGGTGCTGCTGGGCGGCTATCTGCAGGGCCTGCTGCCGCCGGGCATCGCCGACGGGCCGAAGACGATGGCGGCCCTGGAGAACATGGTGCGGGCGCACGTGGCCGCGCGCGAGGAGCTGCAGGCGGTGCTCGGGAAGGTGGAGCTGGGAATTTCCCAGAACATGCTCTGCTTCGCGCCGGACCGGTGGTGGCACCCGCTGGACCGCGCCCTGGTCCGGCTGGGCGGCCACGCCTACAACCACGCCTTCCATGAGGCGCTCGTCACCGGAAAGCTCCGGGTGACGATGCCGGGCGTGGCCTCCACCCGGGTGGACATTCCCCAGGCGAAGGGCTCGTGCGAGTTCATCGGCGTCAACTACTACTCCCGCGCCCACCTGCGCTTCATCCCCCGCCCCCCGTTCATCGAGTTCAAGTTCCGCGACAAGCTCGGCCGCGGCCTCACCGACATCGGCTGGGAGGACTACCCCGAGGGCTTCGGAGACATCCTCCGCGAGGTGAAGCGCTACGGGCTGCCCGTGTGGGTGACGGAGAACGGCATCGACGACCGCGACGGCGCGCGCCGGCCCCACTACATCCACCGGCACCTGGAGCAGGTACTCGCCGCCCGGGCGCAGGGCGTGGACGTGCGCGGCTACCTCTATTGGAGCCTGCTGGACAACTTCGAGTGGCTGGAGGGCTGGGGGCCCCGCTTCGGGCTCTACCACGTCGACTTCGAGACGCTGGAGCGCCGCCCCACCCCCGCCTGCGCGTACTTCCGCGAGGTGGCGCAGGGCCGAAAGCTGGTTCAGCCCAGCGCGGCCCGGTAG
- a CDS encoding YkgJ family cysteine cluster protein: MKPPQSPACARCPKLLGKSCCEPRGTESLAMVTRSDVERIAAHTWLAPRRFIREVGVSEEEAADFEARWPLYRGYFRRGPVQLTLLAKEGACVFYERERGCMLPADVRPIACRLYPFERWADGSWSLAVGRYGDLQAAREEGSACLAVEEAESMEQVLVAFGTTREVVEALGAQLAEEARNHGRG; encoded by the coding sequence ATGAAGCCGCCGCAGAGCCCGGCCTGTGCGCGCTGCCCGAAGCTGTTGGGCAAGTCCTGCTGCGAGCCGCGAGGCACCGAGTCGCTGGCGATGGTGACGCGCTCGGACGTGGAGCGCATCGCCGCGCATACGTGGCTCGCCCCGCGCCGCTTCATCCGGGAGGTGGGCGTCTCCGAGGAGGAGGCAGCGGACTTCGAGGCCCGCTGGCCGCTCTACCGGGGCTACTTCCGCCGCGGGCCGGTGCAGTTGACGCTGCTGGCGAAGGAAGGGGCCTGCGTCTTCTATGAGCGCGAGCGTGGCTGCATGCTCCCCGCGGACGTGCGCCCGATAGCCTGCCGGCTCTACCCTTTCGAGCGGTGGGCGGATGGGAGCTGGAGCCTGGCGGTCGGCCGCTATGGGGACCTCCAGGCGGCGCGCGAGGAGGGCAGCGCATGCCTCGCGGTGGAGGAGGCCGAGTCCATGGAGCAAGTGCTAGTGGCTTTTGGTACGACGCGCGAGGTGGTGGAGGCGCTGGGAGCGCAGCTGGCGGAGGAGGCGCGGAACCATGGCCGCGGTTGA
- a CDS encoding NFACT RNA binding domain-containing protein, with translation MSLRPTELEQVVVEVGERLKGAVVQKAWCPLPRLAYVEMRIPGRSFFLCLCAEGELSRLSVAADRFPTPGEPAPFQRWLRQELTGFKLRGARWREAERVVELDFHQEEEGTRRLVLELSSPGGLVLLSESGRVLMLSGEGLGQRRGLYPGAQWTPPEPLAPEALEKARQSSSRLAPVPGDFAPYAEAAERLLGERDRKSRAETIRRRLAQPYRARLKRSGRTLEKVRAEAARGPEAEEHRRLGELLTQNMHRLRRGATEVTLTAYTEAGVEDVKVTLDPKRSPKEEVDWRFHQYKRLTRGVEQARRREAELAREVAHAQSALEQLERMDEAALLAQAEVLHIPAGEEGPQEGRPYKEYVGHGGQRIWVGRGSEDNDALTFKVARPYHLWLHARGQPGSHVVVPLGKGMEVAQEVLLDAAHLALHHSGAKGEPRGEVSYVPVKFVRKVKGASPGQVLYSREKTFMVRLEPERLERLLKTRHAEPQLG, from the coding sequence ATGTCGCTGCGGCCCACGGAGCTGGAGCAGGTGGTGGTGGAGGTGGGGGAGCGCCTCAAGGGCGCGGTGGTGCAGAAGGCGTGGTGCCCGCTGCCGCGCCTGGCGTACGTGGAGATGCGCATTCCCGGACGCTCCTTCTTCCTGTGCCTGTGCGCGGAAGGAGAGCTCTCGCGGCTCTCGGTGGCCGCTGATCGCTTCCCCACGCCGGGAGAGCCCGCGCCCTTTCAGCGGTGGCTGCGCCAGGAGCTCACGGGCTTCAAGCTGCGCGGCGCGCGCTGGCGCGAGGCCGAGCGCGTGGTGGAGCTCGACTTCCATCAAGAGGAGGAGGGCACGCGGCGGCTGGTGCTGGAGCTGTCGTCACCGGGCGGGCTGGTGCTGCTGAGCGAGAGCGGGCGGGTGCTGATGCTCTCGGGCGAGGGACTGGGCCAGCGTCGGGGGCTGTACCCGGGAGCGCAGTGGACGCCACCGGAGCCCCTCGCGCCCGAGGCGCTGGAGAAGGCGCGCCAGTCCTCCTCGCGCCTGGCACCCGTGCCGGGAGACTTCGCCCCCTATGCGGAGGCCGCCGAGCGGCTGCTGGGAGAGCGGGACCGCAAGAGCCGCGCGGAGACGATTCGTCGGCGCCTGGCGCAGCCCTATCGGGCGCGGCTCAAGCGCTCGGGGCGGACACTGGAGAAGGTGCGGGCCGAAGCGGCGCGAGGACCGGAGGCGGAGGAGCACCGCCGGCTGGGCGAGCTGCTCACGCAGAACATGCACCGCCTGCGCCGGGGCGCCACGGAGGTGACGCTCACCGCCTATACGGAGGCGGGCGTGGAGGACGTGAAGGTGACGCTGGACCCGAAGCGCTCGCCGAAGGAGGAGGTGGACTGGCGCTTCCACCAGTACAAGCGGCTGACGCGAGGCGTGGAGCAGGCGCGCCGGCGCGAGGCGGAGCTGGCCCGCGAGGTGGCGCACGCGCAGTCAGCGCTGGAGCAGTTGGAGCGAATGGACGAGGCGGCGCTGCTGGCCCAGGCGGAGGTGCTCCACATCCCGGCGGGAGAGGAGGGGCCGCAGGAGGGCCGTCCTTATAAGGAGTACGTGGGGCACGGGGGCCAGCGCATCTGGGTGGGGCGGGGCTCGGAGGACAATGACGCGCTGACCTTCAAGGTGGCGCGGCCCTACCACCTGTGGCTGCACGCGAGGGGGCAGCCGGGCAGCCACGTGGTGGTGCCGCTGGGCAAGGGCATGGAGGTGGCGCAGGAGGTGTTGCTGGATGCCGCGCACCTGGCGCTCCACCACTCGGGAGCCAAGGGAGAGCCGCGGGGCGAGGTGAGCTACGTGCCGGTGAAGTTCGTCCGCAAGGTGAAGGGAGCCTCGCCCGGCCAGGTGCTCTACAGCCGCGAGAAGACGTTCATGGTGCGCCTGGAGCCCGAGCGGCTCGAGCGCCTGCTGAAGACGCGCCACGCGGAGCCGCAGCTCGGATGA
- the dusB gene encoding tRNA dihydrouridine synthase DusB, which produces MLQIGPYSLPNPYILAPMAGVSERPFRVIAFRMGAALCPTELVSSQGLMRANQRTLKYLRFDSKVERPYSLQIFGGEPEAMARAAVMGKEYGAQIIDINMGCPVKKVTKNGAGSALLCEPLRAADIVRQIVIATGLPVTCKIRSGWDRQNLNYLQLAGTLFEAGCAALAIHPRTRDQGYSGHADWNVIADLKRHFPDRVIIGNGDVKTPADARRMQESTGCDFVMIGRAALGNPWIFRELAGGEPPTPEERCAGVLEHFRAHVDFVGDVLGAVRSFRKHMAWYAHGLRGAATFRAEVNALDTPEAVEEAVRRFFASALVDLSAPEEEQDVDYRAALG; this is translated from the coding sequence ATGTTGCAGATCGGCCCCTATAGCCTCCCCAACCCCTACATTCTCGCGCCCATGGCGGGGGTGAGCGAGCGCCCCTTCCGGGTCATCGCCTTTCGGATGGGCGCGGCGCTGTGCCCCACGGAGCTGGTGAGCTCGCAGGGGTTGATGCGCGCCAACCAGCGCACGCTGAAGTACCTGCGCTTCGACTCCAAGGTGGAGCGCCCCTACTCGCTGCAGATTTTTGGAGGCGAGCCGGAGGCCATGGCGCGCGCGGCGGTGATGGGCAAGGAGTACGGCGCGCAGATCATCGACATCAACATGGGCTGCCCGGTGAAGAAGGTGACGAAGAACGGGGCCGGCAGCGCCCTGCTGTGCGAGCCGCTGCGCGCCGCGGACATCGTCCGGCAAATCGTCATCGCCACGGGGCTGCCTGTTACCTGCAAGATTCGCTCGGGCTGGGACCGTCAGAACCTGAACTACCTGCAGCTCGCGGGCACGTTGTTCGAGGCGGGCTGCGCGGCGCTGGCCATCCACCCGCGCACGCGGGACCAGGGTTACTCGGGGCACGCGGACTGGAACGTCATCGCCGACCTCAAGCGCCACTTCCCGGACCGGGTCATCATCGGCAATGGGGACGTGAAGACGCCCGCGGACGCCCGGCGGATGCAGGAGTCCACCGGCTGTGACTTCGTGATGATTGGCCGGGCGGCGCTGGGCAACCCGTGGATCTTCCGCGAGCTGGCCGGAGGCGAGCCGCCCACGCCCGAGGAGCGCTGCGCGGGGGTACTGGAGCACTTCCGCGCGCACGTGGACTTCGTGGGCGACGTGCTGGGCGCGGTGCGCTCGTTCCGCAAGCACATGGCCTGGTACGCGCACGGCCTGCGCGGTGCCGCTACCTTCCGCGCGGAGGTCAACGCGCTGGATACGCCCGAGGCGGTGGAGGAGGCCGTGCGGCGCTTCTTCGCCTCCGCCCTCGTGGACCTGTCGGCTCCCGAGGAGGAGCAGGACGTGGACTACCGGGCCGCGCTGGGCTGA
- a CDS encoding TPR end-of-group domain-containing protein has product MFRFRLGTIPVEVQASHLLTSAVLAFSFMPETRPGITGSAAFYVLSWVLIVFVSVLIHELGHALVSRVYGYQPSITLAWMGGHTHPNAPGPIPWHRDVLLTLAGPLFGLMLGVACWASLRFLQPESEALQYFLMVGAIANFFWAGFNMLPVLPLDGGRISSVLAVKFFGHRGFVVSQAVALLTCVALVAWGLQQRAPMLTLFFAMFGFQAARTLTEALRGGGKQVGLEQAPLVNALEQAELALSQGETREARVRAASVLDAGEALTPELASRAHYLLGWVALKEGQGRPALDHFSQVQGQSVEAHALGAAFSLIGDEPRALPLWEKAWRDSGDRTVMHEYAGCLIRSGRTPQALKLPGVDPAAAFSCAERVLFIRGAYSEAAAMGEEALAHAPNPTIAYDAACAFARAHNTSDAVRMLHRASELGFRDAAYAASDEDLAPLHGHPGFEAWLAALRQSASS; this is encoded by the coding sequence ATGTTCCGCTTTCGCCTCGGGACGATTCCCGTCGAGGTCCAGGCCAGCCATCTGCTCACCTCGGCGGTGCTCGCCTTCTCTTTCATGCCCGAGACCCGGCCCGGCATCACCGGCTCGGCCGCCTTCTATGTGCTGTCGTGGGTGCTCATCGTCTTCGTGTCCGTGCTCATCCATGAGCTGGGCCATGCCCTGGTCAGTCGGGTGTACGGCTACCAGCCGAGCATCACCCTGGCCTGGATGGGCGGGCATACCCACCCCAATGCCCCCGGCCCCATCCCCTGGCACCGGGACGTGCTGCTGACCCTGGCCGGCCCCCTCTTCGGGCTGATGCTGGGGGTGGCGTGCTGGGCGAGCCTCCGCTTCCTCCAGCCCGAGTCGGAGGCGCTCCAGTACTTCTTGATGGTGGGCGCCATCGCCAACTTCTTCTGGGCCGGCTTCAACATGCTGCCCGTGCTGCCGCTGGATGGAGGGCGCATCTCCAGCGTGCTGGCGGTGAAGTTCTTCGGACACCGCGGCTTCGTGGTGTCCCAGGCCGTGGCGCTGCTCACCTGCGTGGCCCTGGTGGCCTGGGGGCTCCAGCAGCGCGCGCCCATGCTCACCCTGTTCTTCGCCATGTTCGGATTCCAGGCGGCGCGCACCCTCACCGAGGCGCTGCGCGGCGGTGGCAAGCAGGTGGGCCTGGAGCAGGCGCCCCTGGTGAATGCGCTCGAGCAGGCCGAGCTGGCGCTCTCCCAGGGAGAGACCCGGGAGGCGCGGGTCCGGGCCGCCTCCGTGCTCGACGCGGGCGAGGCGCTCACCCCGGAGCTGGCCAGCCGCGCCCACTATCTTCTGGGGTGGGTGGCCCTCAAGGAGGGCCAGGGCCGGCCGGCGCTGGACCACTTCTCCCAGGTGCAGGGCCAGTCCGTGGAGGCCCACGCCCTGGGCGCGGCCTTCTCGCTGATCGGCGACGAGCCGCGCGCCCTGCCCCTGTGGGAGAAGGCCTGGCGCGACAGCGGGGATCGCACGGTGATGCACGAGTACGCTGGCTGCCTCATCCGCTCGGGCAGGACGCCCCAGGCGCTCAAGCTCCCGGGGGTGGACCCGGCGGCGGCCTTCTCCTGCGCCGAGCGCGTGCTCTTCATCCGGGGCGCGTACTCGGAGGCGGCGGCCATGGGAGAAGAGGCGCTCGCCCACGCGCCCAACCCCACCATCGCCTATGACGCGGCGTGTGCATTCGCTCGCGCACACAACACCTCTGACGCGGTGCGCATGCTGCACCGCGCCAGCGAGCTGGGCTTCCGCGACGCGGCCTATGCCGCCTCGGACGAGGATCTGGCGCCGCTGCACGGGCACCCGGGGTTCGAGGCCTGGCTGGCCGCACTGCGGCAATCTGCATCCTCCTGA